The genomic segment GGAGAGCGCCTGTGCGTCACCGGGCTTCCAGCCATGCTTTTCCTCGGCTGTCATCTCGCCGAAGGTCGTCTCGTGTCCTTCCGGCTGGAAGATTGGGTCGTAACCGAAGCCGCTGGCACCACGCGGTGGCCATGCAACGGTCCCTTCGATCTCGCCGCGGAAGAATTCGGTATGGCCATCGGGCCATGCGAGGCACAGCACGCTGACAAAGCGGCAGGTGCGGGCGGAAGGCTCCGTCGCGCCGCGCTCCTGCAACGCATCCTCCACCTTCTGCATTGCCATGGCGAAATCGCGGGTACCGTCAGCCGTTTCCGCCCAATTGGCGGTGTAGACGCCGGGATTGCCGTCGAGCGCATCGATCACCAGACCGCTATCATCGGACAGCGATGGCAAACCGGACGCTTGCGCAGACGCCAGCGCCTTGATGGCGGCGTTTTCCTCGAATGTCGTGCCGGTCTCGTCGGGTTCTGCGAAATTCAGCTCCGCAGCCGACTTGGCGGAAAAACCGAGAGGGCCGATGAGATCGGCGATTTCAGTAATCTTACCCTTGTTGTGGCTGGCAACGACGATGGTTCTGGTGTCGAGTTTGCGCATGGTTTTGATGTCCTGGCTCAGGCAATCGTCTGCTTTTGCAGCTCAACGAGTTCCGCGCAGCCGGTCTTGGCAAGACCGAGCAGCGTCAGGAATTCCTCTTCCGAGAAAGGCGCGCCTTCAGCCGTGCCCTGAATTTCAACGATGCCACCGGAACCGGTGATGACGAAGTTGGCGTCGGTTTCAGCCGAAGAATCTTCTAGGTAATCGAGATCGATCACCGGCTGGCTGGCGAAAATACCGCAGGAAATGGCGGCGATATGGTCTTTCAGGACCTTCTCGACCTTGATCATGTTCCGCGTTTCCATCCACTTCAGGCAGTCGTGAAGAGCAATCCAGGCGCCGGTGATGGAGGCTGTGCGGGTGCCGCCATCGGCCTGAATGACATCACAGTCGATGCTGATCTGGCGTTCGCCCAGCGCCTGAAGATCGACCACGGCGCGCAGCGACCGACCGATCAGCCGCTGGATTTCCTGGGTGCGGCCACCCTGCTTGCCGGACGCGGCTTCGCGACGCATGCGCTCGTGTGTGGAACGCGGCAGCATGCCGTATTCGGCTGTCACCCAGCCCTTGCCGCTGTTGCGCAGCCATGGTGGCGTCTTTTCTTCAAGGCTGGCGGTGACGAGAACATGCGTATCGCCAAATTTGACCAGACAGGAGCCTTCTGCGTGCTTGGAGAAGTTGCGCTCAAAAGAAACTTTGCGCATCTGATCGAGTTTTCTGCCTGAAGGCCGCATGTGGTTCGTCTCCGTGTTGATCTGCGCCTTCTAAGGCCGCAGCACCGGTTTTGCAAAGGAAAAGCGGGTCTCAGCACCGCCACCTTGGAATTTCCGTTTTCACTTGTGCAAGCGAATGACTATATTCCTTACAGTACTGAATTGATGAAGAGCTGGCGAATGGGCGTTTCTCCTCCGATTGGAACAGAACCGGGTGCGCTGCTGGATGATCGCTCACGCGAGATTTTCCGGCGCATCGTCGAAGGCTATCTCGAAAATGGCGAGCCACTGGGCTCGCGCAGCCTTTCGCGCCTGCTGCCAATGTCTCTGTCTCCCGCCTCCGTTCGCAACGTCATGAGCGATCTGGAACAGCTTGGCCTGATCTATTCGCCGCATATCAGCGCCGGCCGCTTGCCGACGCAAAGCGGGCTTCGCTTCTTCGTAGACGCCTTTATGCAGGTGGCCGATCTGCCTGCCGAACAGCGCGCCAGCATCGACCGGCAGATCGGCCCGGTCTCAGGGCGCGAACAATCGATAGAGGGTCTTCTGACGGAAGCGAGCCGCATGCTCTCGGGCATGTCGCGGGGCGCCGGTTTGGTGCTGACGACCAAAAGCGACGCCGTTCTCAAGCACGTGGAATTCATTCGCCTGGAGCCGACCAAGGGTCTCGCCATTCTGGTCGGCGACAACAATCAGGTCGAGAACCGTATCATCGAACTGCCCGCCGGGATTACCTCGTCGCAATTGACGGAAGCGGCCAATTTTATCAACGCGCATCTTTCCGGGCAGACGCTGCCGGAACTGCGCAACCAGCTTCTGCGTCAGAAGTCTGAGCTGCAAAGCGCGCTGAGTACGCTCGCGCAGGATCTGGTGGAGCGCGGCCTGGCTGTCTGGTCGGGCGATAATGAAGAGGGTAAACTCGGGCGGCTCATCGTACGCGGACGCTCCAATCTTCTGGAAGGGCTGGCCGGCGAAGAAGACATCGACAGGGTGCGGCTGCTGTTCGATGATCTCGAGCGCAAGGACAATCTGATCGAGGTTCTCAATCTGGCCGAGACAGGGTCTGGCGTGCGGATTTTTATCGGATCGGAAAACAAGCTGTTTTCCCTGTCGGGCTCATCTCTGATCGTCGCGCCCTACAGGGATGATGAGAACCGGGTGGTGGGTGCGGTCGGCGTCATCGGTCCGACACGGCTCAACTACTCCCGTATCGTGCCGATGGTAGACTATACCGCCCAGATTATGGCCCGACTTTCCAGCCAAAGACGCTGATCCTCAAAAGACATCACCGAATCCGAAACGGATTTGCCCGCGAGCCTTGATTTTTGCCCGGCAAAGCTCGATATCGGGCTCAACCCATGAACACATGTGAAGCTGGAGAACGTCATGACCGATGACAACAACAAGACCGGACCTGACGCAGACGTCGTAGACGAGGCTGCCGACACTGCTGCTGTTGAAGACGCAGGGCAAGAGCAGGCAGAGCCAGATCCAATCGACGTCTTGAAGGCCGAAAACGCCGATCTGCGCGATAAATTTCTGCGCCTCGCTGCGGAAATGGACAATCTGCGCCGCCGCACCGAGCGCGACGTGAAGGATGCCAAGGCCTATTCCGTTGCAGGCTTTGCCCGCGACATGCTGGCCGTTTCCGACAATCTGCGCCGTGCCCTCGACACCATCCCCGAGGAGCTGAAGACGAATTCCGAAGCTGGCATTGCCGGGCTGATCGAAGGCGTCGATATGACTGAGCGCTCGATGCTATCGGCGCTGGAGCGTCATGGTGTGCGCAAGATGGATGCGGAAGGACAGAAGTTCGATCCGAATTTCCACCAGGCTATGTTCGAAATTCCCAATACGGCGGTTCCGAACAACACGGTCGTGCAGGTCGTCCAAGCGGGCTTTACCATTGGCGATCGCGTGCTGCGCCCAGCGATGGTCGGCGTTGCCAAGGGCGGCCCCAAGGGTGATGCGCCCACAGCGGCTGAGCCGGGCACGAGCGGCCTGAACGAAAAAGACGCGTAATGTAGACGGTCCACCCCGGTCTATGGCCGGGGTGGACCGCTATCAGGCGGTTTTATGTCTTGGCTAGATCGAACTGGCGATCCAGCCAGTCATAGGCGTAATCCTGCTGAACAGCTTCGAAGGCATGGCCACCGGGCCAGATTTTGCTCTCGAAACCATGCCCAGCGCCCCACGCGTCCCAAACCCCACTCATTTTCTGAAAAGCCGTTTTAACGGACGCGAGCGGAAACAGCGTGTCTTGCTCGCCTGCGAAGATCAGCATCGGGTTGGGTGCGCAAAGGCTTGCCACATCCGGGTAGTCCATATGCTGCATCAGCCCCGGATGGGTCATGTGCCAGGCTGACCCTCCACGACAATGATTATTGCCGGGTTCCATCAGGCCCTCAGCCGTCGCCATCCAGTTGACCGCACTCACAGCCTTGATTGTATCGCTCAGCGCTGCTGCCTGCCAGGCGCGGAACGCACCCATTGAAAAGCCGATAGCCGCGACACGGGTGCTATCCACTTGGCGGAGGCTACTGAGAAAATCCGCAGCGCGCGTATCCTCCAGTGCCATCAAGCCCGCCAATGAACTGCCCATGTTGAAAAGATTGGCGGCAAGAGCCTGCTGGCCATCATAGGTCAGGGGGCCGCGGTCTCCCCAGCCCAGGGCATCGGTCACCAGCACGACATAACCACGGCGGGCAAGTTCATCCGCCGGAAAGCGCCCGGAAAAGAACCTTGCCGTCCATGCCTTGGCGGATGTCAGGCGGGCATCGTCGTCCCAGGGCTCCACAAGCTTTTCCTTGCCGATATCGAACTGCGATCCATGGTCGTGATAAAAAATCGCTGCTGGAAACGGGCCTTCGCCCTTTGGCACCAGCAGAAAGGCCTGTACCCGACTGTCAGAGGTCAGGTTGAAGGCGATCTTGTGTGCGATGTAGCTGCCACGATCCTTGGAGGCCATCGTGGACGGTGTGAACGGGGTATCGTCTGGCTGTTGCTGGGTCAACGCGTGAAGTTTGGCCCGTGCCGTGGCCTTCCACGCGCAAACATCGTCTTCGCCGGGTCGCCAGCTAAGAGGAAAATGAAGTCTTTGCTTTAGCGAGGCGGAGAAGACCGGCAGATGATCGGGCATTACACCCTGCGTCTGGGCGCGAGTACCCGTTTCAGACGTAGGGTCGCTGCTGTTCTCCATCAGCCCGTGACCTGTGCCACGCACTCAGGCCGCTGTGGCCTGTTCCTGGTTGAGGAAGGTATAAATCGCCGTGTCGGATTCCGTTGCCCGCAGTTTGGCAACCAATTCAGGGTCACGCAGCACGCGCGCAATACGCGACAGCGCCTTCAAATGGTCGGCACCAGCGCCTTCTGGCGCCAGAAGAAGGAACACCAGATCGACCGGCTGGTCGTCGAGCGCTTCGAAATCGACGGCATTTTCCAGGCGTGCAAAAACGCCCACGATGGTGTTGATGCTGGCCAGCTTGCCGTGCGGGATGGCAATGCCATGGCCCACGCCGGTCGAGCCCAGCCGCTCACGCTGCAATATGACGTCGAAAACTTCCCGCTCAGGCACTCCGGTGATCCTGGACGCTCTTGCCGCCAATTCCTGAAGGAGCTGCTTTTTGGAATTGACCTTGAGGGCGGGAATAATCGCATCTTGTTGCAGCAAATCTGCCAACGCCATTCTGTTTATCCTTCATGCCATCGAGACGAAGGGAGTGCCACCGCATGGCGGCTGCACTCCCGATGTCCTGTCAGACTATTCAGTTCTTGATCGTCGCCGCGTCAATCCAGCCGATGTTTCCATCGTTGCGGCGGTAAACGATATTGAGTTCCTTGCCCGGGCTGCGGAACAGCAACACCGGCTCGTCTGTCATGTCCAGCGCCATGACCGCGCTTGCAACCGTCATCGTCTTGACCTGCTTGGAGGTCTCGGCAACGATGGTCGGTGCGAAATCTTCCGGCAGCTCGTCGTCCTCATCCGGCACGGCATCCATCACGGTATAGGGAAATTCTTCCATGATACCATTTGCCGAAGCGCCGTTGTGGTGGTCCTTCAGTTTTCTTTTATATCTGCGAAGGCGCTTTTCTATCCGCGCCGCTGCCGCATCGAAACTCGCCTGTGGATCGTTGGCCTGTCCCGCTGCATGCAAGACGACCCCGGTATCGAGGTGGATCTTGCAATCGGCATCGAAACGCGCGCCAGATTTCTCCACAGTCACTTGACCGGAATACCCCCCGTCAAAGTATTTGGTAATCGCCAGGCTAATGTTGTCCTCGATCCTCTGACGGAACGATTCGCCGATATCCATATGTTTACCAGATACACGCACACTCATGGAATTTTTCCTTTTTCAGTGATTTGCGTGTACCAGCTTACGTCAAGCGACGCGCTCATCCAAGCGTTTCGAGTCCGTTTCGGTCTCATTCCGGCTTGGCGCAAAAGCGCCGCATGTATTTAACGGTTGATCCGGCCCCTGCCCTCTATGCGGCGAGCTTCTAGCCTCGCGGGCATCAAGAGTCAATTAACATTATTAACAAATTGAAATATATGAATTTTTCGTTACGAAGCGGTAACTTTTGCCATGGCTTTTTTCTCCCGACGCCGCTGTACGGATGACGGAATATTCATCGCTTCACGATATTTTGCGACCGTTCGCCGCGCCAGTTCGACACCGTTTTTTTTCAGAATTTCGACGATATCATCGTCTGAAAGTACGGCATCTGGCGCTTCTTGCGTGATCATGATCCTGATGCGGTGCCGCACGGCTTCAGCCGAATGGCTGTCGCCGCCCTCAACCGCCCCAATTGAAACGCTGAAGAAATATTTGAGTTCGAACAGGCCGCGCGGCGTAAGCATGTATTTGCGTGACGTGACCCGGCTGACGGTGGACTCGTGCATCTTGATCGCGTCGGCCACCTGTCTGAGGTTGAGTGGGCGCAGGTGATCGACACCGTGCAGCAGGAATGCGTCCTGCTGCCGCACGATTTCGCTTGCAACCTTCATGATGGTCTTGGCGCGCTGGTCGAGACTGCGGGTCAGCCAGCTTGCGGTCTGCATGCACTCGGACATAAATTCTCCATCCTCGCCCTCACGGCATTTGAGTTTGGAGACCTGAGCAAAATAGGTCTGGTTGACAAGGACGCGGGGGAGGGTTTCCGGGTTGAGCTCTATCAGCCAACCTCCGTCGGAGGACGGCCTGACGATGATGTCGGGCACGATGGTTTCCGAAATCCCGGTCTCAAAGCCTGCGCCCGGTCTGGGGTTGAGCGACCGGATTTCGGCGAGCATGTCGAGGAGGTCTTCTTCGCCCACCCCGCAAAGCCGCTTCAGAGAGACGAAGTCACGTTTCGCCAACAGCTCGAGATTGCTGACGAACGCTTTCATCGCCGGATCGAGGCGATCCTTCTGTGCCAGTTGGATGGACAGGCATTCGCTGAGCGAGCGGGCAAAAATACCGGGTGGATCGAGTGCCTGTAGCGCGGTGAGGACGGCATTCACGTCACGCTCGTCTTTGCCAAGGCGCTCAGCAATCTCGTTGACGGCGTCCGCAGCCAGATAGCCGGTCTCATCCAAGTGATCGAGCAGGGCATCCGCGATCACCCGGTGCTGAAGAGAGGTGACGGTAAAGGGCAATTGTTGACCAATATGGTCCCGCAGACTGGGCTTGCCCGCAACAAAATCGTCGAGATCATAGGCCTCGGAAGACTCGGCGCCCGGCATGGATTTCCACTGGCCGATCAGCTCCGGTGCATCCGCCTTTGGCGCTGCGCTATCATCTGGAAAGACGTTCTCGAAATTCGTGTCGAGCTGCTCGTTGAGACTGCTGGCGCGGTCGCCGTACCACTCTTCGGGATCGTGAGCGCTTTCGGAGAACTGGTCTGTGGTGAGTTCCGCCTGGGCATAGCTGTCTTCGACGGATGCAGAAGCGCTGCCCAAATCGCTATCGTTTGCCACAATTTCCAGCAGCGGATTTTTTTCAACTTCCTGAGCGATGAATTGTGTCAGCTCGATATGGGTCATCTGAAGCAGCTGGATCGACTGCATCAGTTGCGGGGTCATGACCAGAGACTGGCTCTGACGCAGCAAAAGACTGGCGGACAAGGCCATGGCGGACGCTAAACTCCCATAAACCCTTTACCCGTCGATATTTTTGAAAAAATCTGAACGGGGAGGTAGAACTTGGCCCAAAAATTGCTTTTTATTTTTGTTTGGTCAAGCTCAACTGTCAGGTCGAGTGGAAGATTCTTTGCGTGGACCGTTAACCGGACCTAAGTTTTACGGCCAAGTGACTTACAGGCTGAAATTATTGCCGAGATACAGGCGGCGGACGTCAGCATTGTTGACGATTTCCGAAGCGCGACCATGGGTCAATACTTCCCCCGCATGGATGATATAGGCGCGGTCGATCAGACCCAGTGTTTCACGAACATTGTGGTCGGTGATGAGAACACCGATGCCGCGGGCTGTGAGGTGACGCACCAGATTCTGGATGTCGCTGACCGAAATCGGGTCAACACCTGCAAAGGGTTCATCCAGCAGCATGAAGGTCGGGTCGGTCGCCAGCGCACGGGCGATTTCCAGACGGCGACGCTCACCACCAGACAGCGCGACCGCTGGCGACTTGCGCAGTTGCGAAATGTGAAACTCTTCCAGGAGTTCATCAAGCTTGCGATTGCGCTTCTTCTCGTCGCGCTCATGCACTTCGAGAACCGCACGAATATTGTCTTCGACCGTCAGTCCACGAAAGATCGATGCTTCCTGCGGAAGATATCCGACGCCGAGCCGCGAGCGGCGATACATCGGCATGCCGGTCACGTCATTGCCGTTGATGGCGATCTTGCCGCTATCGACGGGAACGAGGCCGGTGATCATGTAGAAACATGTGGTCTTGCCAGCGCCGTTGGGGCCTAGAAGGCCCACGGCCTCACCACGACGCACGACGAGCGAGACACCATTGACGACACGGCGGGTGTTGTAGGTCTTGGTCAGGCCGTGGGCGATCAATGTGCCCTCGTACCGCGCCTTGTCACCGGGAGCGATATCCGCCTCGAGTGCGCGTGCGGAGCCTGCGCCGAACAGCTTTGACATGGATGGTATCTTCACGGGCTGGGAACTACTGCTTTTTCTGGGACTTGGGGTCGAGCATGATGCGGACAGGCCCGCCACAGCTTTCGAGCTTTGCTTCACCCGTGTTCATCAGGACGGTCAACTTACAGCCGGTGAAGACATTGGTGTCCTGCGAGAGAACGACCTGTTTTCCCGAGAGAATGAACGTCTGCGCCGCCATGTCGAATTCACCCTTGTCGGCTGTCGCCTTCTGGGTGCCCGATGTCAGGTAAACAGAGTTATCGACGAAGATCTTGTCGATATCCGCACCGCCGCTGGTGATCGATGAATTGGCAGCAGCGCCTTCGCCGTTGCTTTTATAAAGCACGGTCATCTTGCCCGCCTGCAACGTCGTCGTTCCCTGCACGACCTTCACATTTCCAGTGAAATAAGCCTTGCGCTCTTGATCGCGCACTTCGAGCTGGTCGCTCTCGATGGCGATGGGCTGATCGTTGGAAAGCTTCAGGCCCTCCATCTTGCTCGTCGCATTTTGCGCCGCAGCAGGGCCTGCAAGACAGGCCAGAGCGATGGCAGAAGCGAAATAGGCAGCATTGACGTAACGGGCTGGGCGCGAAATCTGCATCATCTGGGTCGGGCTCTCACTTGCCTGCGTTCTGAATGGTGGATGCAGCTATACGTGCCCGTACCTGCCCCGAGAATGTAATCGTCTTGCCATTATCTGCTATATGCAAACTTTCTGCAACAATTGAACCTTGAGTGGTGGTGATGGTAACAGGCGTCGAGCTGTCCATCGTTCCGGCTTTCAGGTCCACATCCGCAGACTGGAACTTTGCTTGTATGCCATTGCTGAGATTGATGTCAAAGGGCGCTGTCATTTTCAGCCGGTTGGTGGCGCGGTCGAAAATGCCTTCCTGCGCCACGACCTGCGCGACGATGTCGTTCATCGGCACCGCTGCAAGCACTTTTTCCAGCGTCATCAGGTTGGGGCTGGCAATATCCTGCAAGGCCCGTTCGGCGTTCATCGAATAATCGAAGCCCTTGTTGTTGCGTCCCGCAAGTGCGGGCTTTTCCATGACGATCTTGCCATTCTCGACCGTCGCGCTTTCCAGCGAAACCTCATCCGGCAACCATGTCCGCGCCAGCGAGACAGCAATAAAGGTGAGCGATATCAGTGCTGCGCCAAGCGGAAGAATGATCTTCAGCTTCTTGACGCGAGACGAATGACGCAACGCCAGCGCATAGGCGCTTGCCTGTCCGTCAGACAGGGGAAAACCGGGCGCTGGCTGGCTAAGTCGTTCAAGCATCATCTGGGTCCGGGGCAAATCTCGTCGCTATAACGCACATATTAGCGACTTTATCATGGGTTGCACTTGTCTTTGGCACGCGGCACTTGCCCTGCCAATATGGTTTTTCTCAGAATGAGCGCAAGAGCTACGATATTTTTATCAAAACAAAGCTTTCCGTTTGTTTCTTGGCAAGAGGTGGCTACAAGGCTCATATGGCTGGCATAAATCGTTGACGGCGTCCTGAGTTAAGGTGAGCAAATGGATCAGACAGCAATCGCAGATCGCAGACAATTGCGGCGCAAGCTGACATTCTGGCGCGTCGCTGCCGTTCTTCTTCTGGTGGCGGGATGTTTCGCGATCTACCGCTTCGCCTTTGCCGAACCGACGACGAGTGTGCGCCCGCACATTGCACGTGTCGAAATCAGTGGTCTCATTCAAGACGACACCGAGTTGTTGGAGCGCTTGCAAAAGATTGCAGACAGCGACAGCGCCAAGGGCCTGATCGTTTCCATCTCCTCTCCCGGCGGCACCACCTATGGCGGCGAGCGCATTTTCAAGGCGATCCGTGCGGTGGCCGAAAAGAAGCCTGTTGTTTCCGACGTCCGCACATTGGCAGCTTCCGCTGGCTACATGATCGCCACGGCGGGCGACACGATCATTGCCGGTGACACATCGATCACTGGCTCGATCGGCGTTATTTTCCAGTATCCGCAGGTCAAGCCTCTGCTCGACAAACTTGGCGTCTCCTTGCAGGAGATCAAGTCATCGCCGATGAAGGCGGAGCCTTCGCCGTTCCACGAGCCGCCGGAAGAATCGAAGACCATGATCCGCAACATGGTCATGGACAGCTACGGCTGGTTCGTTGACCTTGTCGCAGACCGCCGCAAGCTGCCGCGTGAAGACGTGTTGAAGCTTGCCGATGGCTCCATCTTCACCGGTCGTCAGGCCGTTGCGGTCAAGCTCATCGATACGCTGGGTGGTGAAAAGGAAATTCGCAGCTATTTCGAGAGCCGCAAGGTCGCCAAGGATCTGCCCATCGTCGAATGGACGGCTCCGCCCAAGCGCTCGCCATTTTCACTCTTCAGTCTTGCGGGCATCGCAAAAATGCTCGGATATGACGAATTTCTGCCTTTCAACGTGCCTCGCCAGCTGGGTGCCGACAAGTTGTTTCTTGACGGTCTTGTTTCGGTTTGGCAGGTTGGGGAACGTTAAAAATCCAATTCTTTCAGGGGGCAACCGTGATTAAGTCTGAACTGGTGCAGATTGTTGCTGCGCACAACCCGCACCTTTACCACCGTGACGTGGAAAATATCGTCAACGCCGTGCTCGATGAGATCACGGATGCGTTGGCGGCGGGCAACCGTGTGGAGTTGCGCGGCTTCGGTGCCTTTTCAGTCAAGAATCGCCCCTCACGTTCGGGACGGAACCCACGCACGGGTGAGTCCGTTTTTGTCGAGGAAAAATGGGTTCCCTTCTTCAAGACCGGCAAGGAGCTGCGCGAGCGTCTCAATCCGGGCATGAGCGACGTCGAAGACGAGGACTAAAAATCCATGGTGCAGATCGTTTGGCGATTTGCGCTTTGGAGAACGGTTGAGACCGAGCAGTCGGGCTCCTATCTGACGTCCATGCAGGTTTGTCTGAAGGCCCCTAAAGACGGAGTATCGTTGGATGTCTAAGAAGATCGTCAATCTCGTGGTTCTGGTGCCACTCGCCATCATTCTGGTGGTGTTGTGCGTGGCCAACCGGCAGACCGTGACACTCGCGCTCAATCCTTTCCGGCCCGATGACAGCGTTCTGTCCTTCTCCGCGCCGTTCTTCGTCTTCATATTCCTCGCCGTTATTTTCGGCATCTTTCTCGGCTCTCTGGTCACATGGTTTTCGCAGGGTAAGTATCGCAAGCGCGCCCGCACCGAAGCTAAGGAAGCCGTGCGCTGGCATGACGAAGCCAACCGGCAGAAGGCAGCCGCTAATGCGGTGGTCATCGCCCCGTCCACGGATGTGCGCATCGCCGCCAAGTGAGGTCTCCACGACGTGATCGGTGTTGAAACCGCAGCCCTTTGATAATATTGCGCTGTGATGCTATTCGCTGTCGCATAAAATGCGGTCAGACTTGGAAAGAACCCCGTTGAAGAAAAAAGACAACCGCCCGGGCGCCAAGTCGCGCGCGGGGCAGGAACCCCGGCAGCGCAATGCCGGTAAACCGGCAAGGCAAAAAGAGACCGCTCCTCGCAGCCGCGCGCCGGACCATGTTCGCGCTGCCGCCAGCGCGCCGTCCAAACCCGGCAAACCAGCTGCAAAGGCGGGCGTTCAGGACAGTGTGAAGATCAAGGTCGCGCCACAAGAGACCGAGCAGGTTCCGCCACGGCCCCTCAAGCAGCGGACGGGTGATCTGCCGGGTGAACAGGTTCCGGTCATCCTGGAATCGCTGGGCGCTGGTGATTTTCACCTGATCGATACGGGCAACGGTCTTAAACTCGAGCAATATGGCAACTACCGCATCGTGCGGCCCGAGGCGCAGGCGCTCTGGCGTCCAAGCTTGCCCGAGCGCGTTTGGGAAAACGCCGACTCCATCTTCACCGGCGATACGGATGAAGACGGCATGGGCCGCTGGCGCTTTCCCAAGGAGCAACTGGGCGAAACATGGCCGCTTTCGCTTCTCGGTGTCAACTTCCTCGGTCGTTTCACCGCCTTTCGCCATGTCGGCGTGTTCCCGGAACAAATCGTTCACTGGGAATGGCTGAAACACACGATCGAGACGGCGGGTCGCCCGCTCAGGGTTCTCAATCTCTTTGGTTATACCGGTGTCGCCTCTCTGGTGGCTGCGGCTGCCGGTGCGGAAGTGACCCATGTGGATGCTTCCAAGAAAGCAATCGGCTGGGCGCGGGAAAATCAGGCGCTGGCGGGGCTGGAAAACGCACCGATCCGGTGGATTTGCGAAGACGCGATGAAGTTCATCCAGCGCGAAGAACGGCGCGGCAACACGTACGACATTATTCTCACTGATCCGCCGCACTTCGGCCGTGGCACCCATGGTGAGATCTGGCAACTGTTCGAGCATCTGCCACTGATGCTGGACGTCTGCCGCGATATTCTGTCGCCCAAGGCGCTGGGTCTGGTGCTGACGGCCTATTCGATCCGGGCCAGTTTCTATTCCATGCATGAGCTGATGCGCGAAACCATGCGCGGCGCAGGTGGCGAAGTTGTCTCCGGCGAACTCGTCATCCGCGAGGCCGGTCTTGACGGCAAGACGCGTGGCCGTGCGCTTTCCACCTCTCTCTTCAGCCGCTGGGTGCCGAAATGATCGATGACCGCCGTGAAAACAGACCGGGCCGGGTAGGGCAGGTCAAAGAGGTCACCAGCCTTGCCAATCCGATCATCAAGGACATCAAGAACCTGACCCAGAAGAAGGGCCGGGAAGAAACCAGCACCTTCATGGCCGAAGGGTTGAAGCTGGTGATCGATGCGCTGGAACTAGGCTGGACGATCCGCACGCTGGTCTACGCCAAAAATGCCAAGGGCAAACCGCTGGTCGAACAGGTTGCAACCAAGACGGTTGCCAAAGGCGGGCTTGTTCTGGAAGTGACCGAAAAAATCCTGTCCTCCATCACACGCCGCGACAATCCGCAAATGGTGGTCGGCATTTTCGATCAGAAATGGACGCCGCTGAGGGATATCCAGCCGCAGGACGGTCAGACCTTTGTTGCGCTTGACCGCGTGCGTGATCCCGGCAATCTCGGCACCATCATTCGCACCGCCGATGCGGCGGGCGCATCCGGCGTCATCCTCGTCGGCGATTGCACCGATCCGTTTTCGCTGGAAACAGTGCGCGCCACCATGGGTTCGGTCTTCGCCATCCCCGTCGCGCATGCGACAGTAGAGGAATTTCTGGCCTGGAAGAAATCCGCTGGTGCCAGTGTCGTTGCCACCCATCTTGCCGGTTCGGTCGATTACCGAACCATCGATTACAAGCGCAAGCCGACCGTGATCCTGATGGGCAACGAACAATCCGGCTTGCCGCCGGAACTGGCGGCG from the Agrobacterium vaccinii genome contains:
- a CDS encoding dienelactone hydrolase family protein, which translates into the protein MENSSDPTSETGTRAQTQGVMPDHLPVFSASLKQRLHFPLSWRPGEDDVCAWKATARAKLHALTQQQPDDTPFTPSTMASKDRGSYIAHKIAFNLTSDSRVQAFLLVPKGEGPFPAAIFYHDHGSQFDIGKEKLVEPWDDDARLTSAKAWTARFFSGRFPADELARRGYVVLVTDALGWGDRGPLTYDGQQALAANLFNMGSSLAGLMALEDTRAADFLSSLRQVDSTRVAAIGFSMGAFRAWQAAALSDTIKAVSAVNWMATAEGLMEPGNNHCRGGSAWHMTHPGLMQHMDYPDVASLCAPNPMLIFAGEQDTLFPLASVKTAFQKMSGVWDAWGAGHGFESKIWPGGHAFEAVQQDYAYDWLDRQFDLAKT
- the hpf gene encoding ribosome hibernation-promoting factor, HPF/YfiA family; the encoded protein is MSVRVSGKHMDIGESFRQRIEDNISLAITKYFDGGYSGQVTVEKSGARFDADCKIHLDTGVVLHAAGQANDPQASFDAAAARIEKRLRRYKRKLKDHHNGASANGIMEEFPYTVMDAVPDEDDELPEDFAPTIVAETSKQVKTMTVASAVMALDMTDEPVLLFRSPGKELNIVYRRNDGNIGWIDAATIKN
- the rdgB gene encoding RdgB/HAM1 family non-canonical purine NTP pyrophosphatase; translated protein: MRKLDTRTIVVASHNKGKITEIADLIGPLGFSAKSAAELNFAEPDETGTTFEENAAIKALASAQASGLPSLSDDSGLVIDALDGNPGVYTANWAETADGTRDFAMAMQKVEDALQERGATEPSARTCRFVSVLCLAWPDGHTEFFRGEIEGTVAWPPRGASGFGYDPIFQPEGHETTFGEMTAEEKHGWKPGDAQALSHRARAFKTFVETCLDA
- the rph gene encoding ribonuclease PH; this translates as MRPSGRKLDQMRKVSFERNFSKHAEGSCLVKFGDTHVLVTASLEEKTPPWLRNSGKGWVTAEYGMLPRSTHERMRREAASGKQGGRTQEIQRLIGRSLRAVVDLQALGERQISIDCDVIQADGGTRTASITGAWIALHDCLKWMETRNMIKVEKVLKDHIAAISCGIFASQPVIDLDYLEDSSAETDANFVITGSGGIVEIQGTAEGAPFSEEEFLTLLGLAKTGCAELVELQKQTIA
- the ptsN gene encoding PTS IIA-like nitrogen regulatory protein PtsN, producing MALADLLQQDAIIPALKVNSKKQLLQELAARASRITGVPEREVFDVILQRERLGSTGVGHGIAIPHGKLASINTIVGVFARLENAVDFEALDDQPVDLVFLLLAPEGAGADHLKALSRIARVLRDPELVAKLRATESDTAIYTFLNQEQATAA
- the grpE gene encoding nucleotide exchange factor GrpE, translating into MTDDNNKTGPDADVVDEAADTAAVEDAGQEQAEPDPIDVLKAENADLRDKFLRLAAEMDNLRRRTERDVKDAKAYSVAGFARDMLAVSDNLRRALDTIPEELKTNSEAGIAGLIEGVDMTERSMLSALERHGVRKMDAEGQKFDPNFHQAMFEIPNTAVPNNTVVQVVQAGFTIGDRVLRPAMVGVAKGGPKGDAPTAAEPGTSGLNEKDA
- the hrcA gene encoding heat-inducible transcriptional repressor HrcA — its product is MGVSPPIGTEPGALLDDRSREIFRRIVEGYLENGEPLGSRSLSRLLPMSLSPASVRNVMSDLEQLGLIYSPHISAGRLPTQSGLRFFVDAFMQVADLPAEQRASIDRQIGPVSGREQSIEGLLTEASRMLSGMSRGAGLVLTTKSDAVLKHVEFIRLEPTKGLAILVGDNNQVENRIIELPAGITSSQLTEAANFINAHLSGQTLPELRNQLLRQKSELQSALSTLAQDLVERGLAVWSGDNEEGKLGRLIVRGRSNLLEGLAGEEDIDRVRLLFDDLERKDNLIEVLNLAETGSGVRIFIGSENKLFSLSGSSLIVAPYRDDENRVVGAVGVIGPTRLNYSRIVPMVDYTAQIMARLSSQRR